acatttaaaaaaacataaaccTATGTATGCCAGGATTTCAAAACAATGCTGCAgaacaaagaaaataatcatgatgaaaatattttaaaacttcatacatttaattgaatattatttattaaaaatattCATTCTATACAAACTGAAAAAACCCCCATCTTTACTGTTTgtgtaacaaataaataaacatttttggTAGTTCGAATGTTCGGGGGGGATCTGAGGACCACACATATGATCTCATAATTAAGAAGGATTTGTAACTCAAGGAACCCATATTACCACATTACCATCATCACCAAATATTTACACTACGAACCATCATCCCAATATGATATCAAAATGATGTCTAAATAAAATCAAGTCTTTGCAAATTATACTATTTAAAAGGTTTGAATAACAATTTAAATAGCTTTTGTGGGTTATCACTACAGACTTACTGTTGCAGTGGCCCAAGGCAAACATCTCTGCGTGACTAAAGGTCATGACTGTGAGACCTTGAACAGGGAATACTGGATATCCCCGATTACCCATGCTGtcatacattacatacacagacacgccaGCTATCCCTCTGGACATCGATAATAGCATAAAACCCATAGGAATGTAAACAACAGAGTACCCACTGAAATGAAGGCTACATCTCATAAAACTGAGATACATGTCAGCCTCCCCACACTGAAGAGTGAAGTGATCAGTTCTGGACCCTGGACACCAGATAGTACAGGAGGAAGAAAACCAGCACCAGCCCCACTGACACATAACACAGGATCTTGCGGTTATCTCTGCCGGAGCGCACCATAGTGGAGAATCTCTTCACACTGCCTGTCAACAGACCAGTGGCACTCAGGAAATTGGAGTCCTTGAGAAGGGAAATAACAGCCATTACAACAGCATAATTCTCAAAGCTTTAAAAAGTGTTGGTATCAACTGCTTACTAtgatgtcaatttatttccaTTATTATTACATTGGGGTAAAAACACTAACTAAAACACCAACCATGCCATCCAGGTAGGTGTTTTGCTCTTCCGCGTCTTTGTCAATATCGTAAGCAAGCTATGAGAAAAGACATAGGAATCATTAGCCTAAATGATTGTTACACATCAACCTGTCAGTTTAGGCAAAAACAAAGATTACTGTGCAGCGCTGTAGAATAATTGGGTAAACTGTCACATCTGTAAGCTTTAGGCAGCCTACCGATTTTAGTCTGGAGACTTTAGATGCCAAGTTTTCCGCCAGAAGCTTATTCTCTGCATCCAACATATCATCCACGCCGCCATGTCCTAGGGTGAGAAAATAAATTAGATTCACATGAAGAGGCTGTCATTACTGAGACAGTTTGGTTGGGCTGTTAacactaaaaaaacaaaactaggCAGGATAGCAGTATAACGTTAGCAGGTTAGCTTCCGAGGAATCCTTCCGAAAACAAACACGCTCTTCCTAAAACGACACTTTTTTACTTGTTAGGGTAGGTGTGCGTAACATCCCTAAATAGATGACAAATATATGCGTAGAACCTCAAAATAATTCAAAATGCTACGTGTCATTACCTCGATTCCAAGGCTCAGCCATCTTCCCTGACGTTCCACGAGCCAACTAGTCCACTAGTGGTTACGTAATTGACTTAAATGTTGAGATATAAGGTTAGAGTGTCCTCGCCTTTTGATATTTATTCCTGACAACCTGTGGCACAATACAATATTTGTAGATGCTAAAGTATATTGAAATGTAGTGCTTTATTCTTTtaaggacataaacaaattcgtTTTCTTCAAAGTTGAAAAAGTAACCTTaccaaagaagaagaataaagGCAATGCACTATGGGATATGTTTATCCACCCATCGCTAATCCCTCTTGCGCTAATGTTAACTGGCCAACGTATTCgtgaatgtgttgtgattaGTAAGTTACCATTCATATTTTTAagattgcatgtgtgttttgtgtatgtttcgCTTTTCAAATATAGCACCAAATACATGCATGTTAAAAATATTCTTTTGGGACACTGCTTGGATGTTTTTTCTTACCCAATCTTTCTGAAtgaatgctagctagctagcatatgATGCCTAGGATATGATGATAGCTA
Above is a genomic segment from Clupea harengus chromosome 3, Ch_v2.0.2, whole genome shotgun sequence containing:
- the bet1l gene encoding BET1-like protein: MAEPWNRGHGGVDDMLDAENKLLAENLASKVSRLKSLAYDIDKDAEEQNTYLDGMDSNFLSATGLLTGSVKRFSTMVRSGRDNRKILCYVSVGLVLVFFLLYYLVSRVQN